One genomic window of Pueribacillus theae includes the following:
- the gpsB gene encoding cell division regulator GpsB, translated as MKAENNIQLTPKEILEKDFKTGFRGYKQDEVDKFLDIVIKDYDRFQDKIEALKKENARLNRELNKLSELQKRNTTTAGNTNYDILKRLSNLEKHVFGSKLHDED; from the coding sequence ATGAAGGCCGAGAATAACATTCAGTTGACACCGAAAGAAATTTTAGAAAAAGATTTTAAAACAGGTTTTCGCGGTTATAAGCAAGACGAAGTCGATAAATTTCTAGATATCGTTATAAAAGATTATGATCGTTTTCAAGATAAAATTGAAGCCTTGAAAAAGGAGAATGCTCGTTTAAATAGGGAGCTGAATAAGTTAAGCGAGCTTCAAAAACGCAATACGACGACTGCCGGGAATACGAATTACGATATTTTAAAACGATTGTCTAATTTGGAAAAGCACGTTTTTGGAAGTAAATTACATGATGAAGACTAA
- a CDS encoding CotD family spore coat protein, giving the protein MPPLFSNRRPTTLPPIVRPTRRIVKDIYEPYVVPVIHPTHTQYNHHKVIQYQHYCPHTVSHCCDVSHQHVNCGCPGGFHR; this is encoded by the coding sequence ATGCCACCGTTGTTCTCTAATCGGCGTCCTACTACTTTGCCGCCAATCGTTCGCCCAACGCGGAGAATTGTGAAAGATATTTATGAACCGTATGTTGTGCCAGTTATCCACCCTACGCACACACAGTACAATCATCATAAAGTTATCCAATACCAGCATTACTGTCCGCACACTGTTTCACATTGCTGTGATGTGTCCCATCAGCATGTGAATTGTGGCTGTCCTGGAGGATTTCATCGTTAA
- a CDS encoding enoyl-CoA hydratase: protein MEFISYKENGKIGTITLQNDKQRNALSLPLIQELDHLLKKIGTEKNVNVLIFEAEGKVFSSGHNLREVANQPQQDVLHLFQECAKMMRTLRDIPQITIAKVHGIATAAGCQLVAACDLAVASERAQFATPGAHIGLFCSTPAVFVSRNVGRKKAAEMLFTGDFITADDALLHGLVNKVVPHEELEQATEELAQSVARHSLAVLNIGKNQFYQQLQMEDFQALNYSSEVISLNSSHPDAIEGISAFLEKRQPEWSDRSNIEMDKVK, encoded by the coding sequence TTGGAATTCATATCTTATAAAGAGAACGGAAAAATCGGAACGATTACACTACAAAATGATAAGCAGCGCAATGCGTTGTCACTGCCTCTCATTCAAGAACTAGATCATTTACTAAAAAAAATTGGCACTGAAAAAAACGTTAATGTACTTATTTTTGAAGCGGAAGGAAAAGTATTCAGTTCCGGCCATAATTTACGCGAGGTGGCCAATCAACCTCAACAGGATGTCCTGCATTTATTTCAAGAATGTGCGAAAATGATGCGGACTTTAAGAGACATCCCTCAAATTACAATCGCGAAAGTTCATGGAATAGCGACCGCCGCAGGGTGCCAGCTTGTTGCTGCGTGTGATTTGGCTGTCGCAAGTGAACGTGCTCAATTTGCCACACCTGGCGCGCATATCGGTTTGTTTTGCAGCACTCCAGCTGTCTTTGTTTCACGTAATGTTGGCCGAAAAAAGGCGGCTGAAATGCTGTTTACAGGGGATTTTATTACAGCTGATGATGCCCTTCTTCACGGTTTGGTTAATAAAGTAGTTCCCCATGAAGAGCTGGAACAAGCAACAGAAGAGCTAGCCCAATCAGTCGCAAGGCATAGTTTGGCGGTCTTAAATATTGGAAAGAATCAATTTTATCAACAACTTCAAATGGAGGACTTCCAGGCCCTTAATTATTCTTCGGAAGTCATTTCCTTAAACAGCTCACATCCCGATGCCATTGAAGGCATCTCCGCATTCCTTGAAAAACGCCAGCCTGAATGGAGCGACAGAAGCAATATAGAAATGGACAAAGTGAAATGA
- the ectB gene encoding diaminobutyrate--2-oxoglutarate transaminase: MITVKVKPEMEMEVFEKYESNVRSYSRSFPTVFKKAKGYKVWDVNEKEYIDFFAGAGTLNYGHNNDKMKKLLIEYLEEDLITHSLDMATVARGKFLEQFNEVILKPRNLDYKVMFPGPTGTNTVESALKIARKVTGRETVISFTNAFHGMTIGSLSVTGNSFKRHGAGIPLSHTVSMPYDDYFSSNRSIEYIERFLEDSGSGVALPAAIILETVQGEGGINAASYEWLRDIERLCRRFDILLIVDDVQAGCGRTGTFFSFEPAGIKPDIVCLSKSIGGYGLPMAITLIKSEHDIWEPAEHNGTFRGNNLAFIAASEALTYWENKDFSNGIQEKSEMVSSFIDHVIEEYKELKGEKRGRGLMQGIASEIEGLSEQICNEAFNRGLLMETSGPNSEVFKFLPPLIIDKEGLEKGFAIVEESVQTVLNK, translated from the coding sequence ATGATAACTGTTAAAGTAAAGCCGGAAATGGAAATGGAAGTTTTCGAGAAATATGAGTCTAATGTAAGAAGCTACAGCCGGAGTTTTCCAACGGTCTTTAAAAAAGCAAAAGGTTATAAAGTATGGGATGTCAACGAAAAAGAATACATCGACTTTTTTGCCGGAGCCGGTACATTAAACTACGGCCACAACAACGATAAAATGAAAAAGCTGCTTATCGAATATTTAGAAGAAGACTTGATTACCCATAGTTTGGATATGGCCACAGTAGCTAGAGGGAAATTTTTGGAACAATTTAATGAAGTGATACTTAAACCAAGAAATTTAGATTATAAAGTTATGTTTCCGGGGCCAACTGGTACAAATACAGTTGAAAGTGCTTTGAAAATTGCTCGTAAGGTAACCGGTCGTGAAACGGTGATTAGTTTTACGAACGCTTTTCATGGAATGACAATTGGTTCGCTTTCCGTTACAGGAAATTCCTTCAAACGACATGGTGCTGGAATTCCTTTGAGCCATACAGTTTCTATGCCTTATGACGATTATTTTAGCAGTAACCGTTCAATTGAATATATCGAGAGATTTTTAGAAGACAGCGGAAGTGGAGTTGCATTGCCGGCAGCAATTATTCTCGAAACGGTTCAAGGTGAAGGCGGGATAAATGCTGCGAGCTATGAATGGCTTAGAGATATCGAGAGATTATGCAGAAGATTCGATATATTGCTAATTGTCGATGATGTCCAAGCGGGCTGTGGTAGAACAGGCACATTTTTTAGCTTTGAACCCGCAGGGATCAAACCAGATATCGTATGTTTGTCAAAATCTATCGGGGGATACGGCCTGCCGATGGCAATCACACTTATTAAAAGTGAGCATGACATTTGGGAGCCTGCTGAACATAATGGGACGTTTAGGGGAAATAATCTGGCATTTATCGCTGCAAGCGAAGCGTTAACTTATTGGGAAAATAAAGATTTTTCAAATGGAATCCAAGAGAAATCAGAAATGGTGAGTTCATTTATCGATCATGTCATTGAAGAATATAAAGAATTAAAAGGCGAAAAAAGGGGAAGGGGATTAATGCAGGGGATCGCTTCTGAAATTGAAGGCCTTTCAGAGCAAATTTGCAATGAAGCATTTAATAGAGGGCTATTAATGGAAACCTCAGGTCCAAATAGCGAAGTGTTTAAGTTTCTGCCCCCTTTAATTATTGACAAAGAGGGTCTAGAGAAAGGTTTCGCCATCGTAGAAGAAAGCGTTCAAACCGTTTTAAACAAATAA
- the ectA gene encoding diaminobutyrate acetyltransferase has protein sequence MGKIKNQSTKEINEEGKLNFREPTENDGAAMYTLVKNSKVLDLNSSYSYLMWGKYFNKTSILAEIDDRVVGFISGFLQPNAPDTLFVWQVVVDESQRGKGLATSLLEKLLYQLDHKDIHYLEATVTPSNIASNNLFKGLAKKLEATCEVSECFLEEQFPDPSHETEWTYRIGPLS, from the coding sequence CTGGGAAAGATTAAGAATCAATCAACGAAAGAAATCAACGAAGAAGGGAAGCTGAATTTCCGGGAGCCGACTGAGAATGACGGCGCCGCGATGTATACACTTGTAAAAAATTCAAAAGTGCTTGATTTAAATTCATCCTACAGTTATTTAATGTGGGGGAAATACTTTAATAAAACGTCGATTTTGGCGGAAATTGATGACAGAGTTGTAGGCTTTATTTCAGGGTTTCTACAGCCGAATGCACCTGACACATTATTTGTATGGCAAGTTGTTGTTGACGAATCCCAAAGAGGGAAAGGATTGGCCACATCGTTGTTGGAAAAACTTCTTTACCAATTGGATCATAAGGATATTCATTATCTTGAAGCCACCGTAACTCCCTCAAATATTGCCTCTAACAATTTGTTTAAAGGTTTGGCGAAAAAGTTAGAGGCAACATGTGAAGTAAGTGAATGCTTTTTAGAAGAACAATTCCCCGATCCTTCTCACGAAACCGAATGGACATATCGCATAGGCCCGCTTTCATGA
- a CDS encoding YppE family protein yields MAGNSEQSLINLTKKLLDLNNKAYSQYVEHTKHEGYESDFYNEVKPFSDEVLKVAGKWKEAALEWLGEGQVKYLYPIQIENAFENLLITSVQAFQKDTAARKFNERRFIEMIKSVDYVLNTMLSQLKS; encoded by the coding sequence ATGGCTGGAAACAGTGAACAATCTTTAATAAATTTAACGAAAAAATTATTGGATTTAAATAACAAGGCATATAGCCAATATGTTGAACATACGAAACATGAAGGGTACGAATCGGATTTTTATAATGAAGTGAAACCATTTTCGGATGAAGTCCTTAAAGTTGCAGGAAAATGGAAAGAAGCGGCCCTTGAATGGTTGGGCGAGGGACAAGTAAAATATCTTTATCCTATTCAAATCGAGAACGCGTTTGAAAATTTACTAATCACTTCCGTACAAGCTTTTCAAAAGGATACGGCAGCAAGAAAATTCAATGAACGGCGATTTATTGAAATGATTAAATCAGTTGATTATGTATTAAATACGATGCTTTCCCAATTAAAATCGTAA
- a CDS encoding MerR family transcriptional regulator, which translates to MEMAVKTKVVSEELGVNPTTIQRWVKYFNIPCERNEHGHYLFRDKDIMQLKYIKRQLNLGLPMSQIELGQASQKSEANNVGPEQQVTVAELVQKFDTMFSRLEDVEVQLEKKAADVVSVQILQHRREIDSLHKKIEKLEKEMEQLKAAKKEAEIIPFKPKDKNVPKRKWLASLLSLF; encoded by the coding sequence TCTGAAGAGTTAGGTGTAAATCCTACGACGATTCAAAGATGGGTAAAGTATTTCAATATTCCTTGCGAAAGAAATGAACACGGCCATTATTTGTTTCGCGATAAAGATATTATGCAATTAAAATATATAAAAAGGCAATTAAACCTTGGTTTGCCTATGTCTCAAATTGAACTTGGACAAGCTTCACAAAAGAGTGAGGCAAATAACGTGGGTCCAGAACAACAAGTGACAGTTGCCGAATTGGTTCAAAAATTTGATACGATGTTTTCAAGATTGGAGGATGTGGAAGTACAATTAGAGAAAAAGGCGGCAGATGTTGTGAGCGTTCAAATTTTGCAGCACCGAAGAGAGATCGATAGCCTTCATAAAAAAATTGAAAAACTAGAAAAGGAAATGGAACAATTAAAAGCAGCAAAAAAAGAAGCGGAGATTATTCCTTTTAAGCCGAAAGATAAAAATGTTCCAAAAAGAAAGTGGCTAGCCAGCCTTTTAAGCCTTTTTTAA